Proteins from one Cryptomeria japonica chromosome 4, Sugi_1.0, whole genome shotgun sequence genomic window:
- the LOC131061957 gene encoding UDP-glycosyltransferase 86A1, whose protein sequence is MGAHAVVIPYPGRGHVNPMMQLALKLASHGIPVTFVVTESWNKIVTQAEENPFTHDRNFRAALIPDCVVGESQRAQNFTGFFHSLSNMEAHVAQLLTNLNLSGTPATCIVADVFLKWVVPFAKTHALQSVSLCPMSATTFSVFYHLDLGLEGWKEFIAESHPLQPTDLPVDLTPPSPLGNEIVECFANVRTADWIVVNSFDDLESKAVEAQRQKTPVHCVGPLNMVSPSQLNTHCSEWLDSKPARSIIYVSFGSFHAVGRAQVREIAAGLMKSGCYFMWALRPDKEANNFSEMLPTGYLEECKGQGLIAAWFRQVEVLKHPAVGGFLSHCGWNGVLESLSAGVPMLGFPVAADQFLNCRMMVEEWKFGLGLKNAEDGNRVIGAEEIESKVKMLMEGEEGVSARRAAERFRDAAEQGVSKGGDSATNLEALVNRLKVI, encoded by the exons ATGGGAGCTCATGCGGTAGTGATTCCATATCCCGGGCGAGGCCATGTAAATCCAATGATGCAGCTTGCACTAAAGCTCGCCTCTCACGGAATCCccgtcacatttgtggtgaccgaatCATGGAACAAAATCGTTACCCAGGCCGAGGAAAATCCTTTCACCCATGATCGAAACTTCCGCGCTGCTCTCATTCCAGATTGCGTggtgggagagtctcaaagggctCAAAACTTCACGGGGTTTTTTCACTCGCTGTCAAACATGGAAGCTCATGTGGCTCAACTCCTAACCAATCTCAATCTCTCGGGAACACCTGCAACATGTATCGTGGCCGATGTATTTCTGAAGTGGGTTGTTCCTTTTGCCAAAACACACGCTCTCCAATCTGTTTCGCTCTGTCCAATGTCTGCCACAACTTTTTCCGTCTTTTATCATTTAGATTTGG GGTTAGAAGGGTGGAAGGAATTTATTGCCGAATCGCATCCGCTACAACCAACAGACCTTCCGGTCGATCTAACCCCTCCATCTCCTTTGGGCAATGAAATAGTTGAGTGTTTTGCCAATGTGAGGACAGCAGATTGGATTGTAGTGAATTCTTTTGACGATTTGGAATCGAAAGCAGTGGAGGCACAGCGCCAGAAAACACCCGTGCACTGTGTGGGTCCCTTAAACATGGTTTCCCCTTCACAGCTCAACACGCACTGCAGTGAATGGCTGGATTCGAAACCTGCACGGTCGATCATCTATGTTTCCTTTGGCAGCTTCCATGCTGTCGGGAGAGCCCAGGTAAGGGAAATAGCCGCTGGTCTTATGAAAAGCGGCTGCTATTTCATGTGGGCGCTTCGTCCAGATAAAGAGGCTAATAATTTCTCGGAGATGTTGCCGACTGGATATTTAGAAGAATGTAAAGGGCAGGGGTTAATAGCAGCCTGGTTTAGGCAGGTGGAGGTTCTGAAACATCCTGCTGTAGGAGGGTTTTTGAGCCACTGCGGGTGGAATGGGGTTTTGGAAAGTCTGTCAGCGGGTGTTCCCATGCTGGGGTTTCCTGTTGCAGCGGACCAGTTTTTGAATTGCAGAATGATGGTGGAGGAATGGAAGTTTGGGTTAGGGCTGAAAAATGCAGAGGATGGGAATAGAGTAATAGGAGCTGAAGAAATAGAGAGCAAGGTAAAAATGTTGATGGAAGGGGAGGAGGGCGTAAGCGCACGAAGAGCAGCAGAGAGATTTAGGGACGCGGCAGAGCAGGGAGTGAGCAAAGGAGGAGATTCTGCAACTAATTTAGAAGCGCTGGTAAATAGATTGAAGGTAATTTGA